A DNA window from Actinomadura coerulea contains the following coding sequences:
- the ligA gene encoding NAD-dependent DNA ligase LigA — protein sequence MTMSDGVPTEARQRHKELSERLDEANYRYYVLDQPTLSDAEYDRMMRDIRELEERHPELVTPDSPTQRVGAPIVTDFATVQHLERMQSLDNAMSADELLAWDERVVKEVGEVAGYLCELKIDGLAIALTYEKGRLVRGVTRGDGRTGEDVTNNVRTIADIPDRLAGDGWPDVLEVRGEVFLPVEGFEQVNAVQIEAGKEPFANPRNAAAGSLRQKDPRVTAHRPLGMLVHGFGAWRGGRQPDSQSGAYELMRGWGLPVSDRYKVVGGLGAVREYIEEYGENRHGTAYEIDGVVVKVDQFALQRRLGSTSRAPRWAIAWKYPPEEVNTRLLDIRVGVGRTGRVTPYGVMEPIKVAGSTVERATLHNASEVRRKGVLIGDTVVLRKAGDVIPEIVAPVTGLRDGSEREFAMPATCPECGTELAYEKEGDVDIRCPNARSCPGQLRERLFYLASRKVLDIEALGYVAATALTQPLEPSDPPVKNEGDLFHLTVDQLLPIRSLVLDQRTGTVKTDPKTGEPKVVSFFANKEGEPKKTVEILFEELEKAKRQPLWRVLVALSIRHVGPSAAQDLAREMRSLDAIAEATEEELAAVDGVGPTIAASIKKWFEEPWHREIVDKWRAAGVRMRDEGAAGPRPLEGVTVVITGSLEGFSRDSATEAVQRLGGKVSGSVSKKTGFVVVGDSPGSKYDKAVKLGVPVLAEDGFRVLLSDGPDAAKNVTMRADA from the coding sequence ATGACCATGAGCGACGGCGTTCCGACCGAGGCGCGGCAGCGCCACAAGGAGCTGAGCGAGCGGCTCGACGAGGCCAACTACCGGTACTACGTCCTCGACCAGCCGACGCTCTCCGACGCCGAGTACGACCGGATGATGCGCGACATCCGCGAGCTGGAGGAGCGGCATCCGGAGCTGGTCACGCCCGACTCGCCGACGCAGCGGGTCGGCGCGCCCATCGTCACCGACTTCGCGACCGTCCAGCACCTGGAGCGGATGCAGAGCCTCGACAACGCGATGAGCGCCGACGAGCTGCTCGCCTGGGACGAGCGGGTCGTCAAGGAGGTCGGCGAGGTCGCCGGCTACCTGTGCGAACTGAAGATCGACGGTCTGGCGATCGCGCTGACGTACGAGAAGGGGCGGCTCGTGCGCGGGGTCACCCGCGGTGACGGGCGCACCGGCGAGGACGTCACCAACAACGTCCGCACCATCGCCGACATCCCGGACCGGCTGGCCGGCGACGGCTGGCCGGACGTGCTGGAGGTCCGCGGCGAGGTCTTCCTTCCGGTCGAGGGGTTCGAGCAGGTCAACGCGGTCCAGATCGAGGCGGGCAAGGAGCCCTTCGCCAACCCGCGCAACGCGGCGGCGGGCTCGCTGCGGCAGAAGGACCCGCGGGTCACCGCGCACCGGCCGCTCGGCATGCTCGTCCACGGGTTCGGCGCGTGGCGGGGCGGGAGGCAGCCCGACAGCCAGTCCGGCGCGTACGAGCTGATGCGCGGCTGGGGCCTGCCGGTCAGCGACCGCTACAAGGTCGTCGGCGGGCTCGGCGCCGTCCGCGAGTACATCGAGGAGTACGGCGAGAACCGGCACGGCACCGCCTACGAGATCGACGGGGTCGTCGTCAAGGTCGACCAGTTCGCGCTGCAGCGCCGGCTCGGGTCGACGAGCCGGGCGCCGCGCTGGGCGATCGCGTGGAAGTACCCGCCGGAGGAGGTCAACACCAGGCTCCTCGACATCAGGGTCGGCGTGGGGCGGACCGGGCGCGTCACGCCCTACGGGGTGATGGAGCCGATCAAGGTCGCCGGGTCCACGGTCGAGCGGGCGACGCTGCACAACGCGAGCGAGGTCAGGCGCAAGGGCGTGCTGATCGGCGACACGGTCGTGCTGCGCAAGGCGGGCGACGTCATCCCCGAGATCGTCGCGCCGGTGACCGGGCTGCGCGACGGGTCCGAGCGCGAGTTCGCCATGCCGGCGACCTGCCCCGAGTGCGGGACGGAGCTGGCGTACGAGAAGGAGGGCGACGTCGACATCCGCTGCCCGAACGCCAGGAGCTGCCCCGGCCAGCTGCGCGAGCGGCTGTTCTACCTGGCGAGCCGCAAGGTGCTCGACATCGAGGCGCTCGGCTACGTCGCGGCGACCGCGCTCACCCAGCCGCTGGAGCCGAGCGACCCGCCGGTGAAGAACGAGGGCGACCTGTTCCACCTCACCGTCGACCAGCTGCTCCCGATCAGGAGCCTGGTCCTCGACCAGCGGACCGGGACGGTGAAGACCGACCCGAAGACCGGCGAGCCGAAGGTGGTGTCGTTCTTCGCCAACAAGGAGGGCGAGCCGAAGAAGACGGTCGAGATCCTCTTCGAGGAGCTGGAGAAGGCCAAGCGGCAGCCGCTGTGGCGGGTGCTGGTGGCGCTGTCGATCCGGCATGTCGGGCCGTCCGCCGCCCAGGACCTCGCGCGCGAGATGCGCTCGCTCGACGCGATCGCGGAGGCGACGGAGGAGGAGCTCGCCGCGGTCGACGGCGTGGGGCCCACCATCGCCGCGTCGATCAAGAAGTGGTTCGAGGAGCCCTGGCACCGCGAGATCGTCGACAAGTGGCGGGCCGCCGGTGTCCGGATGCGGGACGAGGGCGCCGCGGGGCCGCGCCCGCTGGAGGGCGTCACCGTGGTGATCACCGGATCGCTGGAGGGGTTCAGCCGCGATTCGGCGACGGAGGCGGTGCAGCGGCTCGGCGGGAAGGTGTCCGGGTCGGTGTCGAAGAAGACGGGCTTCGTGGTCGTCGGGGACAGTCCAGGGTCGAAATACGACAAGGCGGTCAAGTTGGGCGTGCCGGTCCTGGCCGAGGACGGTTTCCGGGTCCTCCTCTCCGATGGGCCAGATGCGGCCAAAAACGTAACTATGCGCGCCGACGCCTAA
- a CDS encoding DUF1206 domain-containing protein: MTTDVSDGLKQAAGHPWFHHMSRVGLVARGLLYLLIGWLALQVALGGGGKEADRTGALETIADKPGGVVLIALMAVGFAALVLWQVAEALLGRPVPDGDKATKRLMSAARAVIYAVAFAGTLAFLFGHHGSSSDKQSKTYTARLMDAPGGRWLVLAVAVGFVVVGAVMVVNAFRHKFMKELKSWEMGGTARRVVKPLAIVGNTARGLVIAAVGAFLAYAAVSFQPDKAQGLDGALREFASTPAGPWGLAAVALGVITFGLYNFCEARYRKVDASN; the protein is encoded by the coding sequence GTGACGACGGATGTGAGCGACGGGCTCAAGCAGGCGGCGGGACACCCCTGGTTCCACCACATGTCCCGGGTGGGGCTGGTCGCGCGCGGCCTGCTGTACCTCCTCATCGGCTGGCTGGCCCTCCAGGTCGCCCTCGGCGGAGGCGGGAAGGAGGCCGACCGCACGGGCGCGCTGGAGACCATCGCCGACAAACCGGGCGGCGTCGTCCTCATCGCGCTGATGGCGGTCGGTTTCGCCGCGCTCGTCCTCTGGCAGGTCGCCGAGGCCCTGCTCGGCCGCCCCGTCCCGGACGGGGACAAGGCGACCAAGCGCCTGATGTCGGCCGCACGCGCCGTCATCTACGCGGTCGCGTTCGCCGGGACCCTCGCGTTCCTCTTCGGCCACCACGGCTCGTCGAGCGACAAGCAGTCCAAGACCTACACCGCGCGGCTCATGGACGCGCCCGGCGGCCGCTGGCTCGTCCTGGCGGTCGCGGTGGGCTTCGTCGTCGTGGGCGCGGTCATGGTCGTGAACGCCTTCCGGCACAAGTTCATGAAGGAACTGAAGTCGTGGGAGATGGGCGGGACCGCCCGCCGCGTCGTCAAGCCCCTCGCGATCGTCGGCAACACCGCCCGCGGCCTCGTGATCGCCGCCGTCGGCGCCTTCCTCGCCTACGCGGCCGTCAGCTTCCAGCCCGACAAGGCCCAGGGACTGGACGGCGCCCTCCGCGAGTTCGCCTCCACCCCCGCCGGTCCCTGGGGCCTGGCCGCCGTAGCCCTCGGCGTCATCACCTTCGGCCTCTACAACTTCTGCGAAGCCCGCTACCGCAAGGTAGACGCGAGCAACTAG
- a CDS encoding DUF695 domain-containing protein: protein MGIFRRPREASAAAPPAISEFWEWWAQARPTIEASLAAGPEQSEESDPAVPGEGLSADTMEELSRRVHRIHPGLQWEIGGADDRNPSLTVTGGGDPELRGVTERWARSAPAGSAAGGWSFHPSRQADPEMLGQDLILGDHEFDLEYVRLGMRADADRARVHITAYHPDFLFVSEEQQLQVALNVLHWALGEDDVARWIGEVSIATEAPIDSLPPSMLSAVVEQISEPFAEPAWLTGEGRTPRGHPARLGARFPLHRQDYPLCDLHVAISVPYANSNPDRLPVEPSSGALRAFEKKLAKLGDRAVLAVRETGDGLRVFHLYADPDSGVISELDQLAAGWSEGKAKVASTNDPGWRALAPYQP, encoded by the coding sequence ATGGGAATCTTCCGTCGTCCGCGCGAGGCGTCCGCCGCCGCACCGCCCGCCATCAGCGAGTTCTGGGAGTGGTGGGCCCAGGCCCGCCCGACGATCGAGGCCTCGCTGGCCGCCGGGCCGGAGCAGTCCGAGGAGTCCGATCCGGCCGTGCCCGGCGAGGGCCTGTCCGCCGACACGATGGAGGAGCTGTCCCGCCGGGTCCACAGGATCCACCCCGGGCTCCAGTGGGAGATCGGGGGCGCCGACGACCGCAACCCCTCGCTGACCGTCACCGGCGGCGGCGATCCGGAACTGCGCGGCGTGACCGAGCGCTGGGCGCGCTCCGCCCCGGCCGGCTCCGCCGCGGGCGGCTGGAGCTTCCACCCGTCCCGCCAGGCCGACCCGGAGATGCTCGGCCAGGACCTCATCCTCGGCGACCACGAGTTCGACCTGGAGTACGTCCGGCTCGGCATGCGCGCCGACGCCGACCGCGCCCGCGTGCACATCACCGCCTACCACCCCGACTTCCTGTTCGTCTCCGAGGAGCAGCAGCTCCAGGTCGCCCTGAACGTCCTGCACTGGGCGCTCGGGGAGGACGACGTGGCCCGCTGGATCGGCGAGGTCTCGATCGCGACCGAGGCGCCGATCGACTCCCTGCCGCCGTCCATGCTGTCCGCGGTGGTGGAGCAGATCTCCGAGCCGTTCGCCGAGCCCGCGTGGCTGACCGGCGAGGGCCGCACGCCCCGCGGCCACCCCGCCCGCCTCGGCGCCCGGTTCCCGCTGCACCGGCAGGACTACCCGCTCTGCGACCTGCATGTGGCGATCAGCGTCCCGTACGCCAACAGCAACCCCGACCGGCTCCCCGTCGAGCCGTCGTCGGGCGCGCTGCGCGCGTTCGAGAAGAAGCTCGCCAAGCTCGGCGACCGCGCCGTCCTCGCCGTCCGCGAGACCGGCGACGGCCTGCGCGTCTTCCACCTGTACGCCGACCCCGACTCCGGCGTCATCTCCGAGCTCGACCAGCTGGCCGCGGGCTGGTCGGAGGGCAAGGCCAAGGTCGCCTCCACCAACGACCCCGGCTGGCGAGCCCTCGCCCCCTACCAGCCGTAA
- a CDS encoding MFS transporter yields the protein MLFRARSGTFLTFALAGLLTGVWVARMPALAGKFGTNEGEIGIIVLVWGLGAIAAMQALRGVMARAGSRTVLRVALPLTGLSYAAVALAPTYGVLLGAVALFGMTFGITDIAMNAQGSVVEQAYRRSVMSGMHAGWCVGAMSGGLFGVATAAAGFGFTETVLVTAVLSVPAGLALGRTYLPDPAASAASGTGRRARRMPAAVYLIGVLAFIAFMTEGSIADWSGLLLHDELGATEAVAAAGYPVFELAMLLGRLVGDRVRMRVGTRRLLVGAGLGTAVGMTIVVLAPVPAVAIAGFFVTGLVVCTVVPTTISLAGSAAPDRPAAAVAQVGAMGYGGLLLGPVVVGFLSEATSLRVGVGVVVVLALLIAAGARYAPLRATADISVPAPAEPAAQAPAAGDSRPEPVAA from the coding sequence ATGCTGTTCCGTGCCCGTTCGGGGACGTTCCTGACCTTCGCGCTGGCCGGTCTGCTGACCGGAGTGTGGGTGGCGCGCATGCCCGCGCTGGCCGGCAAGTTCGGGACGAACGAAGGCGAGATCGGCATCATCGTCCTCGTCTGGGGACTCGGCGCCATCGCCGCCATGCAGGCGCTGCGCGGCGTGATGGCGCGGGCCGGCAGCCGCACCGTCCTCCGGGTCGCCCTGCCGCTGACGGGGCTGTCGTACGCGGCGGTGGCGCTCGCCCCCACCTACGGCGTGCTCCTCGGCGCCGTCGCGCTGTTCGGCATGACGTTCGGGATCACCGACATCGCGATGAACGCGCAGGGCAGCGTCGTCGAGCAGGCGTACCGCCGGTCCGTCATGAGCGGCATGCACGCCGGATGGTGCGTCGGCGCGATGAGCGGCGGCCTGTTCGGCGTCGCCACCGCCGCGGCCGGATTCGGGTTCACCGAGACCGTCCTGGTCACCGCGGTCCTGTCGGTGCCCGCCGGGCTCGCGCTCGGCCGCACCTACCTGCCCGACCCCGCCGCGTCCGCCGCGTCCGGGACGGGCCGCAGGGCGCGCCGGATGCCCGCCGCCGTCTACCTGATCGGCGTCCTCGCGTTCATCGCGTTCATGACCGAGGGGTCGATCGCCGACTGGAGCGGGCTGCTGCTGCACGACGAGCTCGGCGCGACCGAGGCCGTCGCCGCCGCCGGCTACCCGGTGTTCGAGCTGGCGATGCTGCTCGGGCGGCTCGTCGGCGACCGCGTCCGGATGCGGGTCGGCACCCGCCGGCTGCTGGTCGGCGCGGGCCTCGGGACCGCGGTCGGCATGACCATCGTCGTGCTGGCCCCCGTCCCGGCGGTGGCGATCGCCGGGTTCTTCGTGACCGGGCTCGTGGTCTGCACGGTCGTGCCGACCACGATCTCGCTGGCGGGCTCCGCCGCTCCGGACCGTCCCGCCGCGGCCGTCGCCCAGGTCGGCGCGATGGGCTACGGCGGCCTGCTGCTCGGCCCGGTCGTGGTCGGCTTCCTGTCGGAGGCGACGTCCCTGCGGGTCGGCGTCGGCGTGGTCGTGGTGCTGGCGCTGCTGATCGCGGCGGGCGCCCGGTACGCGCCGCTGCGCGCGACCGCGGACATCTCCGTCCCCGCCCCGGCCGAGCCCGCCGCACAGGCCCCGGCGGCGGGCGACTCCCGGCCGGAACCCGTCGCCGCCTGA
- a CDS encoding methionine synthase produces MTSFPWRAGTATGVGSYPGEDPAEALRIVLGELPELPHLPELPARGAGADLAGRTAGLLVEMPVHLEPSGWRFSDRPGRDTQRSRDHLARDLDVLEEVAGGHDGPFKIQVCGPWTLAASIELRHGDRALKDPGAVRDLTASLAEGVAGHVADVRRRLPAAQIVLQLDEPGLPAALAGTVPTASGFSRLRAIEAPVAEDALRTVIDAADAYPVVHCCARNVPYDLLRGAGAKALSVDLRLVPRRDDDAVGEAIDAGIALFLGAVPATDAALPSLKETAEPVRELWRRFGFPAQRLAEQVVITPACGMAGASPRHVRAALKRCRDTARMLHEAAL; encoded by the coding sequence GTGACGAGCTTTCCGTGGCGGGCCGGGACGGCGACCGGCGTCGGGTCGTATCCGGGGGAGGACCCGGCCGAGGCGCTGCGGATCGTCCTCGGCGAGCTGCCCGAGCTGCCGCACCTGCCCGAGCTGCCCGCCCGCGGCGCCGGGGCCGACCTCGCCGGGCGGACCGCCGGGCTGCTGGTCGAGATGCCCGTGCACCTGGAGCCGTCCGGCTGGCGGTTCTCCGACCGCCCGGGACGCGACACGCAGCGCTCCCGCGACCACCTCGCCCGCGACCTGGACGTCCTGGAGGAGGTCGCGGGCGGCCACGACGGGCCGTTCAAGATCCAGGTCTGCGGGCCGTGGACGCTGGCCGCCTCGATCGAGCTGCGGCACGGCGACCGGGCGCTGAAGGACCCCGGCGCCGTCCGGGACCTGACCGCCTCCCTGGCCGAGGGCGTCGCCGGGCACGTCGCCGACGTCCGGCGGCGGCTCCCGGCGGCTCAGATCGTCCTCCAGCTGGACGAACCCGGCCTGCCCGCCGCGCTCGCCGGGACCGTCCCGACCGCCAGCGGGTTCTCGCGGCTCCGGGCGATCGAGGCGCCGGTCGCCGAGGACGCACTGCGCACGGTGATCGACGCGGCGGACGCCTACCCCGTCGTGCACTGCTGCGCCCGGAACGTCCCCTACGACCTCCTGCGCGGCGCCGGGGCGAAGGCTCTCTCGGTCGACCTGCGGCTGGTGCCGAGGCGCGACGACGACGCGGTGGGTGAGGCGATCGACGCGGGGATCGCCCTGTTCCTCGGCGCGGTGCCCGCGACCGACGCCGCCCTGCCGTCCCTCAAGGAGACCGCCGAGCCGGTCCGGGAGCTGTGGCGCCGCTTCGGCTTCCCGGCCCAGCGGCTGGCCGAACAAGTCGTGATCACCCCGGCCTGCGGCATGGCGGGCGCCTCCCCCCGCCACGTCCGCGCGGCCCTCAAGCGCTGCCGTGACACCGCCCGCATGCTCCACGAAGCGGCTCTTTAG
- a CDS encoding aminotransferase class V-fold PLP-dependent enzyme encodes MTYLDHAATTPMLPEAIEAMTAELRELGNPSSLHAAGRRARRVVEESRELIAEAFGARPSEVVFTSGGTEADNLAVKGIYWARRAADPARTRVLVGAVEHHAVLDAVQWLAGHEGARVDVVPVDGLGRVTPDALRELLGSGDDVALATVMWANNEVGTVQPVAELAAAAGERGVPLHTDAVQAAGQLPVGFAASGAQALTITGHKLGGPVGVGALLLAKPKPPVFLDPVPLLHGGGQERDVRSGTLDAPAIAGFAAAVQAAVARREAEAARLAGLRDELIAAVRDAVPEAVLNGDPDDRLPGNAHFSFPGCEGDALLMLLDARGIACSTGSACSAGVSQPSHVLVAMDAGAERARGSLRFSLGHTSTEADVKALADAIGPVVERARRAGLS; translated from the coding sequence GTGACCTACCTCGACCATGCGGCGACCACCCCGATGCTGCCCGAGGCCATCGAGGCGATGACGGCGGAGCTGCGCGAGCTCGGCAACCCCTCCTCGCTGCACGCGGCGGGCCGGCGCGCCCGGCGCGTCGTCGAGGAGTCCCGCGAGCTCATCGCCGAGGCGTTCGGCGCCCGCCCGAGCGAGGTCGTGTTCACCTCCGGCGGCACCGAGGCCGACAACCTCGCGGTCAAGGGGATCTACTGGGCGCGCCGCGCCGCCGACCCGGCCCGCACCCGCGTGCTCGTCGGCGCCGTCGAGCACCACGCCGTCCTGGACGCGGTCCAGTGGCTCGCCGGCCACGAGGGCGCCCGGGTCGACGTCGTCCCGGTGGACGGGCTCGGCCGCGTCACCCCGGACGCCCTGCGCGAACTGCTCGGCTCCGGCGACGACGTGGCCCTCGCCACCGTGATGTGGGCCAACAACGAGGTCGGCACCGTCCAGCCCGTCGCCGAGCTGGCCGCCGCCGCCGGCGAGCGCGGCGTCCCCCTGCACACCGACGCCGTCCAGGCCGCGGGGCAGCTGCCCGTCGGGTTCGCGGCGAGCGGCGCGCAGGCCCTGACCATCACCGGCCACAAGCTCGGCGGCCCGGTCGGCGTCGGCGCCCTGCTGCTGGCCAAGCCGAAGCCGCCGGTGTTCCTCGACCCGGTGCCGCTGCTGCACGGCGGCGGGCAGGAGCGCGACGTCCGCTCCGGCACCCTCGACGCCCCCGCCATCGCCGGGTTCGCCGCCGCCGTCCAGGCCGCGGTCGCCCGCCGCGAGGCCGAGGCGGCCCGCCTCGCCGGGCTGCGCGACGAGCTGATCGCCGCCGTGCGGGACGCCGTCCCCGAGGCGGTGCTGAACGGCGACCCGGACGACCGCCTCCCCGGGAACGCGCACTTCTCCTTCCCCGGCTGCGAGGGCGACGCCCTGCTCATGCTGCTGGACGCGCGCGGCATCGCCTGCTCCACCGGTTCGGCGTGCTCGGCGGGCGTCTCCCAGCCCAGCCACGTCCTGGTCGCCATGGACGCCGGGGCCGAGCGGGCCCGCGGCTCGCTGCGCTTCTCCCTCGGCCACACCAGCACCGAGGCCGACGTGAAGGCCCTCGCCGACGCCATCGGCCCGGTCGTCGAGCGCGCCCGCCGCGCGGGCCTCAGCTGA
- the mnmA gene encoding tRNA 2-thiouridine(34) synthase MnmA, translating to MPLRVLAAMSGGVDSAVAAARAAEAGHDVTGVHMALSSNPRSYRTGARGCCTLEDSRDARRAADVIGIPFYVWDLAERFHRDVVEDFVSEYAAGRTPNPCLRCNEKIKFAALLDRAMALGFDAVCTGHYARLDGGVLRRGVDAGKDQSYVLAVCTPEQLAHALFPLGDTSKADIRLEAERRGLQVADKPDSHDICFIADGDTRGFLAERLGSAPGPIVDADGNEVGEHDGAYAYTIGQRKGLRIGTPAPDGRPRYVLDISPVTNTVTVGPRESLDVHELTGERPVWLSEAPRGPFDCQVQLRAHGEVYACTAEQTGDELRVRLTTPARGVATGQAAVLYDGDRVLGSATIAETARVPA from the coding sequence ATGCCCCTTCGCGTACTTGCCGCCATGTCGGGCGGCGTCGACTCCGCCGTGGCCGCCGCCCGCGCCGCCGAGGCCGGGCACGATGTGACCGGCGTCCACATGGCCCTGTCCAGCAACCCCCGGTCGTACCGGACGGGGGCGCGCGGCTGCTGCACCCTGGAGGACTCCAGGGACGCCCGCCGCGCCGCCGACGTGATCGGCATCCCGTTCTACGTGTGGGATCTCGCCGAGCGCTTCCACCGGGACGTGGTGGAGGACTTCGTCAGCGAGTACGCGGCGGGCCGCACCCCGAACCCGTGCCTGCGCTGCAACGAGAAGATCAAGTTCGCGGCGCTGCTGGACCGCGCGATGGCGCTCGGGTTCGACGCCGTCTGCACCGGCCACTACGCGCGGCTGGACGGCGGCGTCCTGCGGCGCGGCGTCGACGCGGGCAAGGACCAGTCCTACGTGCTGGCCGTCTGCACGCCCGAGCAGCTCGCGCACGCGCTGTTCCCGCTCGGCGACACCTCCAAGGCCGACATCCGGCTGGAGGCTGAGCGGCGCGGCCTCCAGGTCGCCGACAAGCCCGACAGCCACGACATCTGCTTCATCGCCGACGGCGACACGCGCGGCTTCCTCGCCGAGCGGCTGGGGTCGGCGCCCGGCCCGATCGTCGACGCCGACGGCAACGAGGTCGGCGAGCACGACGGCGCCTACGCCTACACGATCGGCCAGCGCAAGGGCCTGCGGATCGGCACCCCGGCGCCGGACGGGCGGCCCCGCTACGTCCTGGACATCTCCCCGGTCACGAACACCGTCACGGTGGGGCCGCGCGAGTCCCTGGACGTCCACGAGCTCACCGGCGAGCGCCCGGTGTGGCTGAGCGAGGCCCCGCGGGGCCCGTTCGACTGCCAGGTCCAGCTCCGCGCGCACGGCGAGGTCTACGCCTGCACGGCCGAGCAGACCGGGGACGAGCTGCGCGTCCGCCTCACCACCCCCGCCCGGGGCGTGGCGACCGGCCAGGCCGCCGTCCTCTACGACGGCGACCGCGTCCTCGGGTCGGCCACGATCGCCGAGACCGCCCGCGTCCCCGCCTGA
- a CDS encoding TetR/AcrR family transcriptional regulator, whose product MKREALLDAAESVLFEQGTQALTLSAVADRAGVSKGGLLYHFPNKEALVRAMVARVIEEFDGLIASYDDGTPGSYTRAYVEATFEILTGEARAYRRWSAITAAAADPEQAEPLNEAMRRWHGRDPADDPDPGDAAVVRLAAEGLWEVVSHDPGLYDAAQLRALKQRLLGLLER is encoded by the coding sequence ATGAAACGGGAAGCCCTCTTGGACGCCGCAGAGTCCGTGCTCTTCGAGCAGGGGACGCAGGCGCTGACGCTCAGCGCGGTCGCCGACCGCGCCGGCGTCAGCAAGGGAGGGCTGCTCTACCACTTCCCCAACAAGGAGGCGCTCGTCCGGGCCATGGTGGCGCGGGTCATCGAGGAGTTCGACGGCCTGATCGCCTCCTACGACGACGGCACGCCGGGGTCCTACACCCGGGCCTACGTCGAGGCCACGTTCGAGATCCTCACCGGCGAGGCCCGCGCCTACCGGCGGTGGTCGGCCATCACGGCCGCGGCCGCCGACCCCGAGCAGGCCGAGCCGCTGAACGAGGCGATGCGCCGCTGGCACGGCCGCGACCCGGCGGACGATCCCGACCCGGGCGACGCGGCGGTCGTCCGGCTGGCGGCCGAGGGCCTGTGGGAGGTGGTCAGCCATGATCCCGGGCTGTACGACGCCGCGCAGCTCAGAGCGCTGAAACAGCGGCTTCTGGGGTTGCTGGAGCGCTGA